In Rutidosis leptorrhynchoides isolate AG116_Rl617_1_P2 chromosome 6, CSIRO_AGI_Rlap_v1, whole genome shotgun sequence, the DNA window TGAGTTGAAGACTCATAATTTCATTAGTACCACCAACTAATTCACCACCAATGAACACAGCCGGGACTGTACTGCACCCGAGCCCATACAATGCTTGTTCAATTTCTCGACCTCTTGGTATCTCATCAAGCTCATACACCGTTGGGTTCACACCATAGTCATTAAACagagactttattgtgtgtgacaAAGCACAAGAACTCTTGCTGAAGACCACTACTGGCCTTTCACAAATCATTTTGTTAATTCTATCCATCTGTAAATTGAATTTGATTATATTGTTAGTGACTAAAGAGTATGAGTTTAGCTTGTTGTGTGAAATATACTTAGTATGAGTAGATATTTATATGGCTTGTAAGGATAATATGTGGAGAATAGAGACTGTTTTATCATTAGGTTCGGGAGATGGGCTTCGCGGCAAAAGGTTACAGTAATTTGTACGAAAAGTTGGTCGATAGTGAATCTAACTTTTATGaaagcatatatatatgtatgtaaaaatGTAGATATATGGATGTGTCCAAGTGT includes these proteins:
- the LOC139852117 gene encoding monothiol glutaredoxin-S4-like gives rise to the protein MDRINKMICERPVVVFSKSSCALSHTIKSLFNDYGVNPTVYELDEIPRGREIEQALYGLGCSTVPAVFIGGELVGGTNEIMSLQLKRVLKPMLIKAGALWV